The Deltaproteobacteria bacterium nucleotide sequence GTTCCACAAGCGCAACCCCGACGTGCAGATCAACTACCAGTCGATCGGCAGCGGCGGCGGCATCCGGCAGGTCACCGACGGGACGGTCGACTTCGGCGCCTCGGACGGTCCGATGACCGACGAGCAGCTCGCGGCCACCAAGGTGCCGATCCTCCACCTGCCGACCGTCCTCGGAGCGGTCGTCCCGACCTTCAACCTGGCGGGCATCGAGGCGCTCCGCTTCACGCCCGAGGCCCTGGCCGGCATCTTCCTCGGCAAGATCACCCGCTGGGACGATGCCGTGCTCGCCGAGGCGAACCCGGGGGTGAAGCTGCCGGGGCAGGCGATCGTGCCCGTCCACCGCTCGGACGGCAGCGGAACCACCTACGTCTTCACCGACTACCTCACGAAGGTGAGCCCCGAGTGGTCCTCTTCCGTGGGCAAGGGAACGGCCGTCAACTGGCCCGTCGGCATCGGTGGCAAGGGGAACGAAGGCGTGACCGGCCTGGTGAAGCAGACGCCGAACACGATCGGCTACGTCGAGCTGGTCTACGCCGTCCAGAACAAGCTTCCCGTTGGCGCGGTGAAGAACCGGGGCGGCCGCTTCGTGCAGGCGAGCCTCGACAGCATCACCGCCGCGGCGGCGAGCGCGGCGAGCAACATGCCGCCCGACTTCCGGGTCTCGATCACCGACGCCGCCGCGGCCGACGCGTATCCGATCGCCAGCTTCACCTGGCTCCTCGTGCCGACGCGCATCAAGGACGCGGAGAAGGGGCGGGCGATGAAGGAGTTCCTCGCCTGGATGCTTGCCGACGGCCAGAAGATCGCGCCGGGCCTCCAGTATGCGCCTCTT carries:
- the pstS gene encoding phosphate ABC transporter substrate-binding protein PstS; the encoded protein is MRRWSLTFAVVLSIAGVALQAARGAVLVNGAGATFPYPIYSKWFDEFHKRNPDVQINYQSIGSGGGIRQVTDGTVDFGASDGPMTDEQLAATKVPILHLPTVLGAVVPTFNLAGIEALRFTPEALAGIFLGKITRWDDAVLAEANPGVKLPGQAIVPVHRSDGSGTTYVFTDYLTKVSPEWSSSVGKGTAVNWPVGIGGKGNEGVTGLVKQTPNTIGYVELVYAVQNKLPVGAVKNRGGRFVQASLDSITAAAASAASNMPPDFRVSITDAAAADAYPIASFTWLLVPTRIKDAEKGRAMKEFLAWMLADGQKIAPGLQYAPLPEAVIGLERQALERISVGTT